The Sedimentibacter sp. zth1 DNA segment ACGATAACATCACAAGTATTACTTTAAATGGCAAAGTAATATTAGAGAAAAAGCAAACACAATCATCATCAGCTACAACAGGAGTACCAGATAGTTTCTTTGACTCTTCAATTATGGATATAATAAATGCTATTGATGAATTGGAATTTGAAGATATTAAATTCTTACTTGATGGAATTGCAATGAATTTAAATGCTGCTGAAATGGGGATGAGTGAAAAACTAGGTATTGGAACTGGATATGCTATGAAAAAAAGCATGGACAAAGGTGTTATGTGCAATGACTTAGCTAACCAAGCAATGATGCTTACATCAGCTGCTTCTGATGCAAGAATGTCAGGTAAAGTTATTCCAGTTATGAGTTCTTCAGGAAGTGGAAACAACGGATTAACTGCTATATTACCTTTAGCTGCTTATAAAAAGACTAACCCAAAAACTAGCGATGAAAAAATGGCTAAATCATTAGCAATAAGTCATGTTATCACATCATATGTAAAACACTATATAGGAAGATTATCTCCTCTTTGTGGTTGTTCAATTGCTGCTGCAACAGGCTCAGCAAGTGCTATCACATGGTTAATGGGTGGAAACTCTACACAAATTCAAGGAACTATTAAAAACATATTAGCTAATCTATCAGGAGTTATATGTGACGGTGCTAAACCTGGCTGTTCGTTAAAATTAGGTACAGCTGCTGCTGCTGGAGTACAATCTTCATTATTTGCAATGCAAGGTTTCTATGCTTGTAAAAACAATGGTATAGTAACAGGTAGTGCTGAACAAAGTATTAAAAACTTAAAATCATTAAGCAATAATGGTATGGATAATGTAGATAAAACTATAATTGATATTATGCTTGCTGCAAACAATTAACTTTAGCTAAAAATATTTAAAATATTTTTATATAACACCTATTCTAAGGATTCCCCCATTCTTAGTAAATTAGGCAAACTGAAAGCTATTGATATTAATAAATGTCAATAGCTTTTTTATTTAGAATTCTTTTTTATTGCAAATACGTATTGATATCAACATTGATATAATCAATAACACCAATGCTACTATCGGCAATATATAAAGAAGACTGTCTATATTTATAGATTGTAAATTTTGAATATACGATGGCGTATCTTTAAATAATTTTGAAAGCATAACTATCATAAATGTAGGAATTAAAGCAATTACAATCATAATATATCTCCCTTTTTCTACACCATATTTAAAATTAAATGGTAGTACAATTGATAAAAACACAACTGACAAACTAAACAATGCAACTACTCCTATTATACTATCTTTATTAATTGCTATATCCATAAAACAATATCCTACTATATTTATTATTAGATTAACAACTAAAGCAATAATTGAAAATATCCCCCCTAAATAATATTTAGATATAACTAAATCATTTCTTGAAATTGGCATTGTAAGTCCATATCTATCAAAATTAGATCTTTCATCATAGGCAAGTGCTGTGCTAGGAAGCATGACAAACAATATAGAAATCACACCCATGAATATACTTAAATCCTTGTTTGAAAAACTTATTACGAAGTTCATCACTAATATAAGTATTAAAATTTTAGATTGTTTTTTTAAATTAATTAAATCCTTTATAATCAAACCCTTCATATTATTTAGACATCTCCTTTACATAAAATAACATAATATCTTCTATACTTGCTTTATCAATAACTCCATCACATTTTAGATTGTTTTTATATACTAAAGCTTCAACTCCAAAACTATTTTTTCTATATCCTATAACTAGAGATTTATCAATATTTTTAAATACTTCCTTTGAACATTTTAGCAAACCGTATTTATTTGTTAATTCATCCTTTTCTTCAGTAAACATGATT contains these protein-coding regions:
- a CDS encoding serine dehydratase subunit alpha family protein, producing MDIKDSILFILNNEIKPAIGCTEPVAIALCAAAASSCIKSKKFDEVETYLSSNIYKNGMNVGIPNTSDIGLDVATALGVAKQDYSKGLQILGEIDDNCRAIAKELVDDKKVSVKIADMSKKVYIKVIVKSEDNIAEAIIEDKHDNITSITLNGKVILEKKQTQSSSATTGVPDSFFDSSIMDIINAIDELEFEDIKFLLDGIAMNLNAAEMGMSEKLGIGTGYAMKKSMDKGVMCNDLANQAMMLTSAASDARMSGKVIPVMSSSGSGNNGLTAILPLAAYKKTNPKTSDEKMAKSLAISHVITSYVKHYIGRLSPLCGCSIAAATGSASAITWLMGGNSTQIQGTIKNILANLSGVICDGAKPGCSLKLGTAAAAGVQSSLFAMQGFYACKNNGIVTGSAEQSIKNLKSLSNNGMDNVDKTIIDIMLAANN
- a CDS encoding ABC-2 transporter permease: MKGLIIKDLINLKKQSKILILILVMNFVISFSNKDLSIFMGVISILFVMLPSTALAYDERSNFDRYGLTMPISRNDLVISKYYLGGIFSIIALVVNLIINIVGYCFMDIAINKDSIIGVVALFSLSVVFLSIVLPFNFKYGVEKGRYIMIVIALIPTFMIVMLSKLFKDTPSYIQNLQSINIDSLLYILPIVALVLLIISMLISIRICNKKEF